The Columba livia isolate bColLiv1 breed racing homer chromosome 2, bColLiv1.pat.W.v2, whole genome shotgun sequence genome includes the window TACAGGgcggagagagagaagggaacgggGCCGGCGAGCCGGGTGGCATTCCCAAGGAGCTCTTCGCTTCACTGACCAAGTTTCTCGACCAAGACACTGGATGAAGAGAGCGCGGCACCTCAGAGACCCCCAGCGCGCCTGTTTGATGACCCGCCCGGGGAGGAGGCGTGCTGCGCCCCTCCATCAGGCTGGGAGCCGCTGGGCGTTGCACGGGAAGGTGTGTACAATAAATCAAGCCACAACATTCTGTGTTAGCGAGGGCGCCGCGGGCGTTTCCAAGGCCCCCGCTCCTTCCTCCAGCGAGACCAACCCAGGAGAGCCAGCGACACCCCGGGGGAGCTCCCGCGGCACCGCACAGATGGGGGTCGCTGCAGCAGTGCTTCGCGGTGACGTTGGCCCCGCGCCGCTGCAGCCGCCCCGCCGGGACCCTCCCGCCGCTCGGGCGCCTGGAACGCGGGAGCAGCCCCCGCTCTGCACCGCACGTCACCTCCATCCCCCACGCGCAGAATCCCCCACAGCCATCCCACGCAGACTCGTTCTGCTCGCTACCTCAGTCGCTGGCGGAGTGAGAGCGGCACGGCGCGGCGGCAGGCGGTAACCGCGGCCCGGCGAGCGATGAACCAGGCCAGGCTCCGGCGTCCCCGGGAGCCACCCAACCCACGCGTGTCCTGCGTGTGTCACACGTGCCGCTGAGAAGCGTGAATCGTGTACAGAGAGAGGAGCGAGCTCCTGGCGGCATCGCCGTGCAGACCAACCCGAGCGGCTCTTCAGACGCTTCGAGTTTGATTTTCcgggtgtgtttttttttcattgagtTGTTTGGTGTAATTAGTTATTGTCATCCCCGAGTCCCTGTCCCTCTCCAGGCAGGGAGGTGCGGAACCGGTTTGTTCATGGGACTGTTCCAAAGGCgcaggggctgcggggcggcTGTTGGCGCAGCATCGCTTCGGGTGCTGAGCAAATGCCCGCGTGCTGTGCGGTGCCGCCCCCAACGCCGAGCGGTGCCCCGCGGGAGGGACAGCAGCGtcagggctgctcctggggacaCACACGACGTCCCGCTGCTCCTCTGGGCGCGGTTCTCAGTCGCCTCCTCTCCCCTGCGGCGCACTGTGCCCGGACTGGCGGCGGCTGCGAGGGGCGACAGCTCAGCTCTGTGTCCCCAAAGGGACGGCGCTGCCTCCACCAAGCCCTGTGGGACGCTGGGCAATCCATGACTTGGAGGTGCGGTGATGGTGGGTCTGGCAGCGCCGTGCTCTGGCACAGCAGGACTGCAGTGACTgagctgcctgtccctgcccggGGAGATCCCAGCGCCCCCCCGTTGATCCCAGTGACACGAGTGGGCCGGTGTGATGGTCTTGCCAGTGGGCCAGCGTGGGTGGCGTGGGGGGCCGACTGCCCCGGCCAGGGTGTTTCTTCTGAAGCTGCTGTGACTGGGACCAGCGTCTCCTgtgaacccccagatccctttctcaGGCTGTGGAATCAATAAAGTATTTGTACACGTGCCGGGTTTTGGGGGCGCTGAGCTGGATCAGCCCGAGCAGAGCGAGGCAAAGGGCGGCTCCGGGCTGGGGGTCATTGCCGGCAGCTCCGTGACCCCTTCTGTGCATGGTGGCTGAGCAAGGCCCCCAGGAGCATCCCAAGGGCGAGCACGTGGGGAATCAGGGAGTCAcagaggggtttggggtggaagggaccttaaagatgaCATAGTCCGGTCCCCACCATGGGCAAGGACACCTTCCCCTGGACCAGGTCCACACTCCGTCCAGCCCAGCCTTGGACACTCCTGGGGACAGGACTgtcacagctgggctggggagccCCAGGAGCGGGTCTGGAGTACCTGCCCCACGAGGCCGCACGGACCCCGGGAGCGTGGGCTCTGCTCCCGTCACCCCAGGGAGCCggacccagctctgcagccacatGGGACGCTCTGTCCCCTCAGCAGCCAGGCCTTGCTGGACAtccccagtacatcccagtcgCTTGCACTGGGccgagcagaggggcaggaccCTCGCCCCGCTGCCGCAGTGGTGTGCCCGGGTCCCGCCGCCCACCAGGCCATGCTGCCCACGCCTGGCACGGCCACCAGGAGCCACCGGGCTGACGTGGCCGCCACAACCTCAGCCCGTGCTGGGGGAGATGTATCTACAGGAGAGCTGTCCCTGGGGTCCTGTCACCCACCGCTGTCCCCAGCATGTCCCCGAGATGTCATCATCACCCTGGGTGCCCCCAGAGCATCTCCCGGGATCGTCACCCACTTATCCCAGGGATGTCACCATCAGCCCCAGGCCAAAGGGAGAGGATGCGAGCAATGCCTGCACCATGGGGTGTCACCCCCTGCACCCTGGGGTGTCACCACCTGTGCCCTGGGGTGTCACCGCCTGCAGGTGCTGCCCCCAGGGAGCCCCAGGGCCGGGAGGTTCCACTGGGGAACTCGAGCTGCTGGTCCCCATGGAGCAGCGCTGGGTGCTCCCTTGTGGGGATGAACAGCGGGCACAggggctgagccctggggacaccccaaccctggggacaccctgacCCTGCGGCCTCGTGCTGCCCCACGCCAGCCCGGCCCCACCACGGCGGTTTCCACGCAGGGGCCGTGGTCAGGAAGGTCGAGCCCTCCGCAGAGGGGAGGATGAGCGGCCAAAGAACCAGGGGGAGTCTGCAGCAGGGGACGGGCGACCCTGGCCGCCGCGGGCGGGGTGCGGGCAGAGGCACGGGCAGAGGCACAGGCAGTTACCGGCAGGGTGCAAGCAGGAGGCGGGTATCCCATTGTCCCACCTCAGCGCTGCCAGGGGGTCGCACAGGGCCCAGATCCCGCAGCCTGAGTGGCGGCTCCACGTTCTCGGGGGCAGTTTGCATTCCTCCCGTCATGGTCCTGACCACAGCCACCCCAACCTTCTCCTCCCCGGGACAAGGGACGGGCTCTTCCCGCGCAGAGCAGGGGGCCCTGAGCTGCCGCAGCCCACGGGCAGCAGCGGGTGACAGTGGGGACCGTGGCGTGCCGAGCGGGAGCTGCACGCCCCCCGCACCCACCGGAAAGCCGTTTGCTATGATTTACAAGGCCGCGCACCCAGGTCCCCTTTGTCAGACGGAGCCTGCGCCCCCGCAGACACCCCAGAGCACACGGAGACCGCGTCAGCCCAGTCCTTTATCCGAGTGCCCTCCCAGCTCATCCAACGCCCCCGGCTGCCCCCCAGCCACCGCCGATGCCCCACGTCACCTCCACGCTGGCACTGTCAATAACCCTGAGTTCAACCGCCCCGCCGTACCCGGCACCACCGCTCCTCGGCCGATTCCCCGTCCACGGGGCAGCGGCACCGCCGGCCCAGCCCCAGACTCCAGATCTCCGCTGCCTCTTGGGCCGGTCTCTTCACCCCTGCGCGTTTCCCTGCCCACGCAGCACATCAGCGTCCCTCCATCCTGCTCCTCCCGGAGCCCCGGGCGGCGCGGAGCCCCGCGGCGCTGCCACGAGCCCTGTGGTGGTGCCACGAGCCCCGCAGCGGTCGTGACACCAGCTGCCTGGCGTGTCCCGGTGTCACAGGCTGCTGCGCCTCTGCGGAGAAACGCTGTCCCCTCCCTCCTCTGGCCCTCGCTACGGGTTATCCTGGGTCAAAGCCTTGCAGGGGCTGGTGTCCTGGTTGTGGCTCGGCAAGCTGACGGCAGGAGAGCTGGCAACGGCGTGGACCTTCTGGTGGTGGTTCAGAGACTGCCGGTGCCGGAAGCTCTTGCTGCAGCCGCTGCACTGGAAGGGGCGCTGCTGGGTGTGCCGGCGCTGGTGCTCCTCCAGCGAGGCTTTCTGCGGGAAGCTCTCGGCGCACTCGATGCAGCGGTAGAGCCGCTCGCCGGCGGCGCTGGCCCGCGCGGGCCGGCCGGCCCAGCCGCCGCGCAGCTGCCCGCCGTGGATGCGCTGGTGCTTCTGGAGATGGTGCTTCTGGATGAAGCCCTTGCCGCAGGCGGGGCAGCGGTAGGGCCGCTCCCCGGTGTGGATGCGGTAGTGCTTGTTGAGGTTGGACTTCTCGTTGAAGCTCTTCCCGCAGGCCGGGCACTGGAAGGGCCGCTCGCCCGTGTGCAGGCGCTGGTGCCGCAGCAGCGCGGCGTGGTGCGCCAGGCTCTTCCCACACGCCGTGCAGATGAAGGAGCCGTTGCTCTTCCTCGCCTGGCTCTGCTGCCGCGCCAGCAGGTTGCGCTTCAGCCGGACGCTCTTCCAGCCCGGCGGGGGCGCGCGGGGCTCGGCCCCCACGGCGCAGGGACGATGCTGCTCCTCCGAGCCGGGCTGAAACGACGCCACCTCCGCGGGGGCGTCTTCTCGCGGGGGCGTCCCCTGGGGCAGCACGAACGGCTGGTCGGTCCCCACGCCCAGCACTTGCTCTGTGGGGAAGGGCAAGGCCGGGACGGGATGAGCTTCCAGCGGCACCACCACGGGCTTAAACTCAGGCTGGGCAGCCGTGTGTTTGCAGAACTCCCCGAAGgcctctcctgctgccttctgctcGTCCAGGGCAGCGCGGCCGTCCCAGGGCACCGGCTGCTCCTGGCTCGGCGGAGCCTCCTCCGGCCTCCCCGAGGGCGCCTGCGGCAGAGCCAGGAGCTCAGATCCCTCCTCCTGCGGCTGCGGCTCTTCCGTCTTGATCACGATCTCACCTGCGGACACACGGCGGCTCATTCCCGGCAAGGGAAACCCGCCCGTGCCCGCAGGCCCAGAGCGGGCGCTGAGCCGCCCCCGCGGCGCCGTGCCGGCATGAACCGGCAAACGCGCCGCTGGAAAGCGAACAAGAAGGTTTCACCAAGAGCAAAGCGGGAGAAGGACACGTGGGCTGGAGGGCGTGTTGGCACCTGCTGTGGGTTATCTGGGTATCTtagaccctggggacacccgaTGGACTGACAACGCAACACTCATAAAGAATGCGAAACGGGAAACTTGCAGGCAAAGCGGAAGCTGCAGAGCGCCCTGTCCTGGAAGGAACTTTGTCACGAAAGGTGGGTGAATCTGGGAAAAAGGATCAAAGCAAAACCTtccaggagcagagggagcGCGTCTGCAGGCGCACGGCCGCAGAGCCGCCCTCGCGCTGAGCCGTGCCCCGGCTCTCCCTCTCGCCCACTCTCTTTGGCAAGGGGGTTCTTCTAGGCTTCAAGGTTTGGTCTCCAGCCCCTCGCTTGGCGGGCACGCCCGGCACAgacccggcccagcccggcgtTAGTGGCTCTCGGCCCCCCCGGCACTCACCGTCACCGAGCTGCCCCGGCACCGCTCCCGTCTCCAGCAGCCCGTGCGTCCCGGCACCCGGATCctccccgtccccgtccccggGCGGCAGCAGAGCAGGCTTGGAGCCGCTGTCCCCGGGCCCTGGGAAGGAGGAGGCAGCGGTTCGAGGTGACTCTGGGGACCAGCACCCGGTGCCCTCGCTAAGGGGCCGCGGTCACACAGCGGGAGCTGGGGGTGCCCGGAGGGCTCCTGGGACCCCAGAGCAGCGGTCAGGTTCTCCAGGACCATCAGAGCAAGTAAACTGGTGGCAGCCAAACCAGGGAATTACTGCAGTGACCCCAGGAAGAAGCGAGCACCGGGCATTCAGCATCCTTTAAcattttggggctgttcagcctggagaacaggagctgaggggagatcttatcacTGCAACTGCCGGAAAGGAGGccggagcatggagggggttggtctcttctcccaagtaacaagtgatgggacaagaggaaacggccccaagttgctccaggggaggttgaggttggatctggggaacaatttcttccccaaagggctgtggggcattgaacaggctgcccagggcagtgcaggagtcaccagccctggagggctggacagacggacatgaggttctcaggacatggggcagtgctggggtgggttatggttggacccgatgatcctgaggggcttttccaaccaaaatggttctgtgattctatgatttcaggCAAAAACACTGGTGCTAAAATTTACGTCTGCCAGTAGGAAATCCCTGCAGGGCGGTGTATGTACAGCCCGTGTCCTGGTGAAACACGGTGCAGGAAAgcaggctgcaggacacagcgTGAGCGTGGCACCCGAATCCCCCCCCGGCACTGTCCCAACCCACGGGGAACGTTCTCTGCCCCGCAGACGCTGAGTGCGGGTCCGCAGCAATGCCCACGCCTCCCGCAGCCCCCTCCACCTGCTCCCACACACGCAGCGCCCGTAAACCGGACCCAGCCGCGGCACGATACCGTCTGACACGGGAACACAGAGCAGCCCTTACCAAGCGAGACCTCGTAACTGCCCTTCACCTCCACCTGGTAGAGCTCCTTGTGCCGGCTGTCCGAGCTGCCCCACGCCTGCTCCGGCAGGCCGGCCGCGTCGCCCTCGCACGCCGCTGGCACCTGAAACGCAGCAGGGACCACCGTGGCGCTTCCCCTCCTCATCCATCCCCCGGCCCCACCGCGCTGCGGGGCCACACAGCCCAGAGCGCCGACGGAACGGAGTCGCGGCCCGGAGTCAGGGACAATTTCAGAACGGCCCAGTGAGGCTCAGTTGTTTGGCACACACACAGCCGGACAGGTTTGCAAGCACCTCTGGTTCCCTGGACCGGCAGCCAGCTGAGCAGTAACCCCCTCACGCAGGAGCAGGACGGGTGGGGAGGCACCGTCCCACTGGTGAGGTGACCAGTGGCACCCAGCAAGGCTGGAAATGCTCGGGGTGCGTGTTCTGCTCCTCCTTTCACTGGGGACGGAAAGCGGGAGCTCTCTGGCTGCTGCCTCATGTGCCGGCTCTCCAGGCACAGCACCCGAGGGGCCTGTCCCCGTGGCCCTGTGCAGCTCCCGAGAGCCAGCGCCACGTCCCACTGGCCACGGTGCACATCTCCGTTACCTTGGGCATGTCCCCGTTAGCTGGGGTTCATCCGCATGACATCGAGCTTGTCCCCATTCATCTCTACGGGTGTGTCCCCGTTATCTTGGGCACATCCCTGGTAGCCGGAGCTTTTCCCCATCACCCCGGGCACatccccagcagctggggcacGTCCTCGTTAGCTGGAGCTGATCTCTATTACCCGGAGTACAGCCCTGTGAGCTGAGGCTTGCTGCAATTACCTTGGGCACACCCCTGTTACCGTGGGCACATTCCTATCAGCTGGGGCTTGTCCCTGCTTTTCACCATGTGCACGTCCTCGTTAGCTGGGGCTTGTCCCCATTTGTCACCATGgcatgtccccatcacccagGGCTCATCCCTGTCACCTTGGGCACATTCCCATTAGCTGGAGCTTGTCCGTATTTGTCACCGTGGGCACATCCCTATTACCCAGGGCTCATGAGTGTTACCTTGGGCATGTCCCCCTTTGCTGGGGCTTGACCCTGTTACTTTAGGCACATTCCCATTAGCTGGGGCCTGTCCCCATTTGTCACCATGGACTCATTCCCATTCCCCAGGGCCCATCCCCGTTACCTTGGGCTCATCCCAGTTACCTTGGGCTTGTCCCTGTTACCTTGGGCACATTCCCATTAGCTGGGGCTTGTCCCCATTTGTCACCATGGGCTCATCCCCGTTACCTTGGGCACATTCCTGTTAGCTCAGGCTTGTCCCCATTTGTCCCCACGGGCACATCCCCATTACCCAGGGTTCATCCACATTACCTTGTGCTTGTCCCCCTTTGCTGGGGCTCATCCCCGTTACTTTGGGCACATTCCCGTTAGCTGGGGCTTGTCCCCATTTGTCACCACGGGCTCACCCCGCTCCCCAGGCTCGCCCCGATACCTTGTGCCCATCCCAGTTACCTTGGGCTTGTCCCCGTTACTTTGGGCACATTCCCGTTAGCTGGGGCTTGTCCCCATTCGTCACCACGGACTCACCCCGCTCCCCAGGCTTGCCCCGTTACCTTGTGCCCATCCCAGTTACCTTGGGCTTGTCCCCGTTACTTTGGGCACATTCCCATTAGCTCAGGCTTGTCCCTATGGGCATGTCCGCATGACCCAGGGCTCATCCCCGTTACCTTGGGCTCATCCCAGCTACCTTGGGCTTGTCCCTGTTATCTTGGGCACATTCCCATTAGCTGGGGCTTGTCCTCATTTGTCACCATGGGCTCGTCCCCGTTACCTTGGGCACATTCCTGTTAGCTCAGGCTTGTCCCCATTTGTCCCCATGGGCACATCCCCATTACCCAGGGTTCATCCACATTACCTTGTGCTTGTCCCCCTTTGCTGGGGCTCATCCCCGTTACTTTGGGCACATTCCCGTTAGCTGGGGCTTGTCCCCATTTGTCACCACGGACTCACCCCGCTCCCCAGGCTCGCCCCGTTACCTTGTGCCCATCCCAGTTACCTTGGGCTTGTCCCCGTTACTTTGGGCACATTCCCGTTAGCTGGGGCTTGTGCCCATTTGTCACCACGGACTCACCCCGCTCCCCAGGCTCGCCCCGTTACCTTGTGCCCATCCCCGGTGCCGGGCCCCCAGCAGCCGCGGTGCTGGAGCTGCCGCTCGACGGTGTCCAGGCGGCGCGCGTTGTCCTGCAGCAGCGCGGCCAGCGCTGCCCAGCGCCGCTCCAGCCGGCTGCCGAACTCCAGCACCGCCTTCTCCAGCCCCGACACCTTCTGCTCGGCCGTCTCCGCTCTGCCCTCCAGGCTCAGCAGCCTCAGGGCCTGCGACTCCACCTTCCTCTCCACCGCCTGCACCGCGGCCACCACGGTCCACAGCGAGATCTCGGTGGCCGCGGGCGCCTTGTCCCCGTCGGGGCCGTGCGGGAGCGGCTGCCAGGGCTCGGGCGCCCACTCGGGCTCCTGCCGCGGGGGGAGAGGGGCGGTGAGGGCCGGGCAGCCCGGCCCGGGGGCCCATCCCGGCGGAGCGGGGCCCGGCGCGGCGCCGCGGGCGCTCCGGTTCGCCCCGCCCGGTGCCCGCGGTGCCGGTGAGCGCggggggggtgaggggagggggacccgccgccccccgccccccggtACCTGAGCGGGGGCCCAGCGGGACATGGCCgcgcgcgccgccgccgccgcctcccgccgcaccgccccctgccggcccgcccgccgcaccgccccgcgcccgccccgccccggagCCCCCGGGACCCTCCGGCCCCGTTCCGGTCCCCATCCCGGGACAGTGGCTCCTGCCCGGGACACCGTCCgagccccccccaccccgtcccCTCCAGCCTCACTCCCCCTGCAGGCAGACCCCCCCAGCGTTCCCGGTAGCCCCTGTACAGCGGTACGGTACTGTACTGTACTGCACCCCCCAGCGCAGGCTGCTGCTCCACCCCGCACAGAAAGTGCCCCCCGCGCGAGCCGAAGGAAGCCACGTTCAGCCACGGGAAGCATCTTGACTTCTACAGCATCTATTGGCGCTCTCCAGAATAAGGACGAGTCCTCCGTCACAGCAGCACCCGGTTCCGCTCCGGCTGTCCCCCCGACCAGGACCCGGGAACAAAGAGTGACCCCCACTGCGAGGGTGTGCACGGGAGGGCCGGGTGTCACCAGCCCCATGGCAGGGCAGGGGGATCGGGGTAGCCCTGCCCGTGCTCCAGCTTTCACCTGACCCACTGGGGACCGTGGTCATGGAGAAGGTCCAACAGCACCCCCCTGTCCCCGGGATGCCACCTCCCGCCTTCCCCCCACTCTGCCGCAGTTCCCGCTCCccctgtcctgtctgtgcctAAACGAGAGCGGCCGGCACGGGCGGCTTGTCCTCGCGGGGGTACAGCCTCTGCTGCCGCACGTGTGTCCTCTGGTGCACGTTGAGATGGTAGCGCCGCTTGAACGTCTTCTGGCAGACGCCGCACTGGTAGGGCCGCTCGCCCGTGTGCGTCCAGTGGTGCCGCACGAAGTCCGAGGCCCACGTGAAGCTCCTgttgcagcagggacagaggatGCGGTGGCGCTTGGTGTGGCGCCGCTGGTGCAGGATCAGAAAGCTCTGGCTGGAGAAGTTCTCCATGCATTCGTTGCACGTGTACATCATTTTCCCCGGGGACAGCGGGTacctgctggggctgggcttCTCCCAGGCCGTGCCGTGGTCCGTGCCGGGGTCGTGGGGCTGGCGGTCAGGGCACGGGCCCTGGCTGGAGCTCTCCTCCGCCTCCGAGAGCTGGCAGAACCCCTCGGCCGCCCGCACCCGCAGGTGACACCGGATTTTCGCCTTGGACATGAAGCTCTGGTCGCAGTGCACGCAGATGTAGGGCGGCCAGTTGCTGTGGCTCCGCTGGTGGATGGTGAGGTTGATCTTCAGCAGGAAGTTTTTCTGGCACACGGGGCAGGAGTAGCATTTCTCCCGGGTGGAGTTTCGCTGGCAGGCGGCGGGCCGGCCCACGCAGGAACCGTGCACCGGCTCTGCCGGGGACTCCACGGGCTCTGCCGAGGACTCCACGGGCTCCCGTGGTGACTTCATGGGTTCCCCTGGGGACTCCACGGGCTCTGCCGAGGACTCCACGGGCTCTTTTGGTGACTTCATGGGTTCCCCTGGGCACTCCATGGGCTCTGCCGAGGACTCCACGGGCTCTTTTGGTGACTTCATGGGTTCCCCTGGGGACTCCATGGGTTCTGCCGGGGACTCTGTAAGCTTTTCCAAGGACTCCATGGGTTCTCTCAGGGACTCCATGGCCTTTCCAGGGGACTCCACGGGCTCTTCCAAGGACTCCACGGGTTCTCCTGGGCATTCCACTGGCTCTGCCGGGGACTCCACAGGCACTCCCAGGGCCTCCACAGGCTCTGCCGTGGATTCCGTGGGCTCTCCTGGGGACTCAACAGGCTCTACCGGGGACTCCACGGGCTCTTCCAGGGACTCCACGGGCTCTCCTGGGCACcctgtgtgctctgctgtgGACTCCACGGACGGTCCCAGGGACTCCACAGGCTCTTCAAAGGACTCCACGGGCTCCCCTGGGGACTCCAGAGGCTGTCCCGGGGAGGTGACCGTgcagctgggctctgcctgtGCCATTGCTCTGCAGGCATCTGGTATCACCTCCTTACGCAGCTCTTTGGGAACATCTGCCACCAGAGCCTCATCATCATCCCCTGAATCTTTCACAGCCTCCTCTTCCAGACCTTTCGAGGGTGTTTCAGGCACTGCCGCCTTCTCCGCAGCAATCTCCTCCCGCGGTACCTCCACTGGGATCCCCACCTCAGCACCTGCTGGGAATTTTTCAGAACCCAAACATCACTCTTCCACATGGTTTTGAGGTCAAGGCATAAACAGCAAGGGGCTTTcctcccgtgtcccccctcACGTCCCGCACCCTCCTCAGCCAGCACAAAtcccagccccgctctcctCTTGTAGCTCAATGTCTTCACACTTGGCTGCTACAGCTCATCCCTGCGGACACCCCAAGGACGGCTTGAGATGACAAATGTCACCCATGTGGGATGGAAGGAGTCTAACGGACACATTTGGGCTCGTTCTTTGAAGCCGATCAATGGGTGGGCCGGTTCACACCACGCCATGCCTCATCCTTCACAGCTtcaaagctggcagcaggatTTACCACCAGAACACCTTCTCGGTCCATCTGAATCGTGTAAAACCCTGTCCTGAATGCCCCAGGCCCTGAGAGAGCCCTGTGCAaacctcctgctgctctgtgagcAAGCTGGCACTCCTCtaggctgccagccctgccaagAAGGGACGAAGGGCCCTGTCCCCGtacctgctgctgggggaggcgATGAAGACGAGTTCAGATTCACCGCTTCACGATAACATGTggagagagggcaggagggcgACGGGATGGGCTGGCTGAGATCTGCCGGGACAGCGGCGGCTTCGCGAGGGACGTGTGCTGCGAAGAAAAGACGAGCGAGGATGATGCTGGGTGAGAACCAACCAGGCAGAGGCCCAGGATCTCTCACGTCAGCTCGATCTTCCAGCCACTCACGTGTGCCGCAGTTCGCTGTGACCGCCAGGCTCCTGCTTCTCTCCGGGTCCCTACAGCTCCCCTCACAAGGCTCCTTTGTCATCTCCAGCAGG containing:
- the LOC135578767 gene encoding zinc finger protein 777-like — encoded protein: MSRWAPAQEPEWAPEPWQPLPHGPDGDKAPAATEISLWTVVAAVQAVERKVESQALRLLSLEGRAETAEQKVSGLEKAVLEFGSRLERRWAALAALLQDNARRLDTVERQLQHRGCWGPGTGDGHKVPAACEGDAAGLPEQAWGSSDSRHKELYQVEVKGSYEVSLGPGDSGSKPALLPPGDGDGEDPGAGTHGLLETGAVPGQLGDGEIVIKTEEPQPQEEGSELLALPQAPSGRPEEAPPSQEQPVPWDGRAALDEQKAAGEAFGEFCKHTAAQPEFKPVVVPLEAHPVPALPFPTEQVLGVGTDQPFVLPQGTPPREDAPAEVASFQPGSEEQHRPCAVGAEPRAPPPGWKSVRLKRNLLARQQSQARKSNGSFICTACGKSLAHHAALLRHQRLHTGERPFQCPACGKSFNEKSNLNKHYRIHTGERPYRCPACGKGFIQKHHLQKHQRIHGGQLRGGWAGRPARASAAGERLYRCIECAESFPQKASLEEHQRRHTQQRPFQCSGCSKSFRHRQSLNHHQKVHAVASSPAVSLPSHNQDTSPCKALTQDNP